One Halomonas sp. THAF5a genomic region harbors:
- a CDS encoding RNA methyltransferase, with protein sequence MLANIRIVLVQTYHPGNIGASARAMKTMGLTDLVLVNPRDFPHPEASRLAAGAEDIVDAARVVGTLAEAVSDCVQVIGASARLRSMPLPHFDEPDEMARDVVAQAADDPVALVFGRERFGLTNDEIRCCSHQVSIPANPDYGILNLSQAVQVLAHEVFTAWRRRPESDFRLARPDRDRRPSREQLGHFHEHLARVMRESGFITQPHARTEAQLQALFARAEPSRKELSLLRGLLASLEQHLPAPPDEGNGEE encoded by the coding sequence ATGCTTGCCAATATCCGAATCGTCCTCGTCCAGACCTACCACCCTGGCAATATCGGCGCCTCGGCGCGTGCCATGAAGACCATGGGGCTCACCGACCTGGTGCTGGTCAACCCGCGCGACTTCCCTCACCCCGAGGCCAGCCGTCTGGCCGCCGGCGCCGAGGACATCGTCGACGCAGCCCGAGTGGTCGGCACGCTGGCCGAGGCGGTGAGCGACTGCGTCCAGGTAATCGGCGCCAGCGCCCGACTGCGCAGCATGCCCCTGCCCCACTTCGACGAGCCGGACGAGATGGCCCGGGACGTCGTCGCCCAGGCCGCCGATGACCCGGTGGCGCTGGTCTTCGGCCGCGAGCGCTTCGGGCTGACCAATGACGAGATCCGCTGCTGCAGCCACCAGGTGAGCATCCCGGCCAACCCGGACTACGGCATCCTCAACCTCTCCCAGGCCGTGCAGGTGCTCGCCCACGAGGTGTTCACCGCCTGGCGCCGGCGCCCGGAGAGCGACTTTCGCCTGGCGCGGCCGGACAGGGATCGCCGCCCGTCTCGGGAGCAGCTGGGCCACTTCCATGAGCACCTCGCCAGGGTGATGCGTGAAAGCGGCTTTATCACCCAGCCCCATGCCCGCACCGAGGCGCAGCTCCAGGCGCTGTTCGCCCGCGCCGAGCCGTCGCGCAAGGAGCTCTCGCTGCTGCGCGGCCTGCTCGCCTCGCTGGAGCAGCACCTCCCCGCGCCCCCTGACGAGGGCAACGGCGAGGAGTGA
- a CDS encoding Na+/H+ antiporter family protein translates to MNAVIVAVLVMVGLSLARVSVVFALVVGALAGGLVGGLSVTETLAAFNDGVGGGAKVALAYATLGAFAVAISRSGLPDLLARRLIALLGQEASASRQATVKYLLLGSVLLVAVSSQNLIPVHIAFIPILIPPLLKVMNQLRLDRRAVACALTFGLTAPYMLLPVGFGAIFLNDILLANINQAGEALGLQITRGMVPVAMGVPVGGMALGLLVALFVSYRKPRDYEAAEVATTNVPHHHPEAQEPHALGVAMSIVAIVAALGIQLYTGSMVLGGLVGFALLSLGGIFKWREADDLFTSGMRMMALIGFIMISASGFAAVMTATGEVETLVTASAEMIGDNRGLAALLMLLVGLFITLGIGSSFSTIPIIAAIFVPLAIQFGFSPLATVALVGTAAALGDAGSPASDSTLGPTSGLNVDRQHDHIWDSVVPTFLHYNIPLIGFGWLAAMTL, encoded by the coding sequence ATGAATGCGGTAATTGTTGCGGTGCTTGTGATGGTGGGGCTATCACTGGCGCGGGTCTCGGTGGTCTTCGCCCTGGTGGTCGGGGCACTGGCCGGCGGGCTGGTCGGGGGGCTCTCCGTCACGGAGACGCTCGCGGCGTTCAACGACGGGGTCGGCGGCGGCGCCAAGGTGGCCCTGGCCTATGCCACCCTGGGCGCCTTCGCGGTGGCGATCTCGCGCTCGGGGCTGCCGGACCTGCTGGCGCGCCGGCTGATCGCGCTGCTCGGCCAGGAGGCCTCGGCCAGTCGCCAGGCCACGGTGAAGTACCTGCTGCTCGGCTCGGTGCTGCTGGTGGCGGTCTCCTCGCAGAACCTGATCCCGGTGCACATCGCCTTCATCCCGATCCTGATCCCGCCGCTGCTCAAGGTGATGAACCAGCTGCGCCTGGACCGGCGTGCGGTGGCCTGTGCGCTGACCTTCGGCCTGACGGCGCCCTACATGCTGCTGCCGGTGGGCTTCGGGGCGATCTTTCTCAACGACATCCTGCTGGCCAACATCAACCAGGCCGGTGAGGCGCTGGGCCTTCAGATCACCCGCGGCATGGTGCCCGTGGCGATGGGCGTGCCGGTGGGCGGCATGGCGCTGGGGCTGCTGGTGGCCCTGTTCGTCAGCTACCGCAAGCCGCGCGACTACGAGGCCGCGGAGGTCGCCACCACCAACGTGCCGCACCACCACCCCGAGGCCCAGGAGCCCCATGCGCTGGGCGTGGCGATGTCCATCGTCGCCATCGTCGCGGCCCTGGGCATCCAGCTCTATACCGGCTCGATGGTGCTGGGCGGCCTGGTCGGCTTCGCGCTGCTGTCGCTGGGTGGCATCTTCAAGTGGCGCGAGGCCGATGACCTCTTCACCAGCGGCATGCGCATGATGGCGCTGATCGGCTTCATCATGATCTCGGCCTCGGGCTTCGCCGCGGTGATGACCGCCACCGGCGAGGTGGAGACCCTGGTCACCGCCAGCGCCGAGATGATCGGCGACAACCGCGGCCTGGCCGCGCTGCTGATGCTGCTGGTGGGGCTGTTCATCACCCTGGGGATCGGCTCCTCCTTCTCGACCATCCCGATCATTGCCGCGATCTTCGTGCCCCTGGCGATCCAGTTCGGCTTCTCGCCGCTGGCCACGGTGGCGCTGGTGGGCACCGCGGCGGCGCTGGGTGATGCCGGCTCGCCGGCCTCGGACTCGACCCTCGGGCCGACCTCGGGTCTCAACGTCGACCGCCAGCACGACCATATCTGGGACAGCGTGGTGCCGACCTTCCTGCACTACAACATCCCGCTGATCGGCTTCGGCTGGCTGGCGGCGATGACCCTGTGA